One window of Diabrotica undecimpunctata isolate CICGRU chromosome 8, icDiaUnde3, whole genome shotgun sequence genomic DNA carries:
- the LOC140447761 gene encoding secretion-regulating guanine nucleotide exchange factor-like codes for MKLYCWGANSYGQLGLGYRSEEEISPKEVSLQNCDFEADDIVSIAGGAGHTLILDNKGFVYCCGWNSKGQLALSDDSLKLTQIEILKEFKIVQISCGWDFSAAVSECGKQFVWGNNGNTQLGLSKSITCTGIPSRLQVSQKLATGFKHVSCGLRHSAMITKDGGLVVAGTGAKGQLGLGDNFDDNNYLSISRVPDLSDVISVASGQHHTVVLKDNGTVLSWGENKFGQLGVNPNVANSFVPLEVFNNEGLKTVFAGWTHSAGLTTNGEVFTWGRNNYGQLGAEREKPYEPEKIPTLNNVSQLSLGSEHNLAVTAEGKLFTWGWNDHGNCGTGDKKDVKIPTHILANKKVKSAFACTGSSFAVVE; via the exons atgaAGTTATATTGTTGG GGAGCTAATAGTTATGGTCAACTAGGACTAGGATATAGGTCTGAGGAAGAAATTTCACCAAAAGAAGTTTCCTTACAAAACTGTGATTTTGAAGCAGATGATATTGTCTCAATTGCTGGGGGAGCTGGACATACTTTGATATTGGATAACAAAGGCTTTGTCTATTGTTGTGGATGGAACTCAAAAGGTCAACTAGCTCTTTCAGATGACAGCCTGAAGTTAACCCAAATAGAGATCTTAAAGGAATTTAAGATAGTTCAAATTTCATGTGGTTGGGATTTTAGTGCTGCTGTGTCAGAATGTGGGAAACAGTTTGTGTGGGGAAACAATGGTAATACTCAACTAGGTCTATCAAAAAGTATAACCTGCACAGGAATTCCATCAAGACTGCAAGTTTCACAGAAACTAGCTACTGGTTTCAAACATGTTAGCTGTGGATTGAGGCATAGTGCTATGATAACAAAGGACGGAGGACTTGTAGTTGCTGGTACTGGAGCCAAAGGTCAATTAGGGCTAGGTGATAATTTTGATGATAATAACTATCTAAGTATATCCAGAGTTCCTGATTTGAGTGATGTTATTAGTGTGGCAAGTGGGCAGCACCATACTGTAGTTCTTAAAGACAATGGTACTGTACTTAGTTGGGGTGAAAACAAGTTTGGCCAACTTGGGGTGAATCCAAATGTAGCAAACAGTTTTGTACCACTAGAGGTGTTCAACAATGAAGGTTTGAAGACTGTGTTTGCTGGTTGGACTCACAGTGCAGGTTTAACCACCAATGGAGAAGTCTTTACATGGGGTAGAAATAATTATGGACAATTGGGAGCCGAAAGGGAAAAGCCATATGAACCAGAAAAGATTCCAACACTGAACAATGTGAGTCAATTAAGTTTAGGCTCAGAACATAACTTGGCTGTGACAGCAGAAGGAAAGTTGTTCACATGGGGCTGGAATGATCATGGGAATTGTGGTACTggagacaaaaaggatgttaagaTACCAACTCACATTCTAGCTAATAAAAAAGTTAAGTCTGCTTTTGCTTGTACTGGTAGTTCATTTGCTGTTGTTGAATAG